One genomic segment of Drosophila melanogaster chromosome 3L includes these proteins:
- the promL gene encoding prominin-like, isoform E codes for MGEVAATVEPLAAVKSKSMRSRKRRQRRRRQIAYLAICGLSVAIFGFALATLIRPTTAQADADPGSWRKGYVGHGTTHEQLGQPHWPPVQYTVYRPTTNYTKAPPPPTSAMNPIFNFTHFLYDKVLYRDEPIPEGYIVVKNSDTLSLGPKVEENDWRDLLAHYWMVLIWVVILVVLIIVIPFIAVCYCCFCCCRRCRQGCPPCTSKQDAQRRFCCGICLLILIIGLIFGIIIAFVTNKMIDSGFAETSETMKRGSEDTCTYLKDVADHVHHLMMYNYEEMETHVLDQLTHAHRHIFLDLSDTSESNSLAEMERVLENMPEALELMRQVEKMEKDLRFYGSQLRDGVRGIKRDVNFAVANLCQLQMCQKFLISSNIEHIDSSQCLHFDNLPNTKEFVEGMENIVASEYYAIPQRGLSRLKKVSDKVKTQLSFVVPPMMRDLTKGRTIFREHATNVRNIVEGVLSDIHIKTLHSTKSFEDVYERFGHDRNVVSLIVCLLILLVLFILIFALLCGCFGRRRTGYGDECCSKSTGATCLLLAILLIFCVFSFIALVGLFYFMLGMVTYQGACAPLRDQENNTLFRQLDASIDLNHYLPPSESNKEVVQPLKMSSAIKACHANQTIFDMMRQHNIYDINDLTRIKVMSHSQENTDSIKVFDEDLSTVVLLTKEERDELKTAGESKLAKYHSSLYMPSLCTQFTPMNLNALSEQLYKLSNDLEYPAYGWAKVSFWNEGLNTKAFYRNFVPKLTSLVEKMKANLKKIDELISYENHDFTNTIKILTATAINSEQFIQTRGKDYINALGGNLTNSIDQMIDDYIDMIIKEANESVGHCAPLSYIYYRGVDLICHRIVDPINGFWVGILLCALLFLPILFVAHRLMCLYKKIYPYLATVGAAGVVEGGSDYLYDAYSERDREHVPLANVPKKRRKAYERRREQQDYFEDASPSVSRGNRSGGDRGGGGGDGAPGSSSMRYNDMAPTHWDHEPPRYHNPPAAPPSSEYERPPPYYYPGASEQD; via the exons ATGGGTGAAGTAGCTGCCACAGTGGAGCCTCTGGCCGCGGTCAAGTCGAAATCCATGCGATCCCGGAAGAGACGACAGCGTCGTAGGCGACAAATAGCCTACCTGGCCATATGTGGATTAAGTGTAGCCATATTCGGCTTCGCTTTGGCCACGCTGATCCGGCCCACAACCGCCCAGGCTGATGCAGATCCCGGGAGCTGGCGCAAGGGATATGTGGGCCATGGCACCACGCACGAACAGCTTGGCCAGCCCCATTGGCCACCAGTCCAGTACACTGTATACCGGCCGACAACCAACTACACAAAGGCACCACCACCTCCCACGTCCGCCATGAAccccattttcaattttacacACTTTCTATATGACAAGGTTCTTTATAGGGATGAACCCATTCCGGAGG GTTACATTGTCGTAAAGAATTCGGACACTTTGAGCTTGGGTCCCAAAGTGGAGGAGAATGACTGGCGGGATCTATTGGCTCATTATTGGATGGTTCTCATCTGGGTTGTTATTCTCGTGGTGCTCATTATAGTCATACCGTTCATTGC CGTTTGCTattgctgtttctgttgctgccGACGATGTCGACAGGGATGTCCTCCGTGTACCAGTAAACAGGATGCTCAGCGGCGCTTCTGTTGTGGCATCTGTCTGTTGATCCTCATCATCGGACTGAT TTTTGGCATCATTATCGCCTTTGTTACCAACAAAATGATTGACAGCGGCTTTGCCGAGACTTCCGAGACAATGAAGCGCGGCAGCGAGGACACTTGCACTTATCTGAAGGATGTAGCCGATCACGTTCACCATCTGATGATGTACAACTACGAGGAGATGGAGACTCATGTGCTTGATCAATTAACcc acgCTCACCGGCACATATTTTTGGATCTCTCCGACACATCGGAGAGTAATTCCTTGGCAGAAATGGAGCGAGTTTTGGAGAACATGCCCGAGGCTCTGGAGCTGATGAGGCAAGTGGAGAAGATGGAGAAAGATCTGCGCTTCTATGGCTCCCAATTAAGAGATG GCGTCCGTGGCATTAAACGAGATGTCAACTTTGCAGTGGCCAATCTCTGTCAACTGCAGATGTGCCAGAAGTTCCTGATTAGCAGCAATATCGAACACATTGATTCCTCGCAATGCCTGCACTTCGACAAC CTCCCGAACACCAAAGAATTTGTAGAGGGAATGGAGAATATAGTTGCAAGTGAGTATTACGCTATACCTCAACGGGGACTCTCGCGTCTAAAGAAGGTTAGCGACAAGGTGAAGACGCAACTCTCCTTCGTGGTACCACCCATGATGCGGGACTTAACGAAGGGCAGGACAATCTTCCGAGAACATGCGACGAATGTGCGCAACATTGTGGAGGGAGTACTAAGTGATATCCATATAAAAACTCTGCACTCGACTAAGTCATTCGAGGACGTCTACGAGCGGTTTGGCCATGATAGAAACGTTGTCAGCCTGATTGTGTGCTTGCTTATTCTTCTG gtactttttattttgatcTTTGCTCTACTGTGCGGTTGCTTTGGGCGCCGACGAACTGGATATGGTGATGAATGCTGCAGCAAGTCCACCGGAGCCACCTGCCTGCTTCT AGCCATACTGCTGATATTCTGTGTTTTCTCCTTCATCGCACTGGTTGGACTTTTCTACTTTATGCTGGGTATGGTAACCTACCAGGGTGCCTGTGCACCACTGAGAGATCAGGAGAACAACACATTGTTCCGGCAACTGGACGCGTCTATAGATCTGAATCACTATTTGCCGCCATCTGAAAGTAACAAGGAAGTGGTGCAACCACTAAAAATGTCGAGTGCAATCAAGGCTTGCCACGCCAATCAGACCATTTTCGATATGATGCGTCAGCATAACATATATGACATCAACGATCTGACGCGCATAAAAGTGATGTCACACTCACAGGAAAATACAGATTCGATTAAGGTCTTCGACGAGGACCTGTCCACCGTGGTACTCCTGACGAAGGAAGAACGTGACGAGTTAAAGACAGCGGGCGAGAGCAAGCTTGCGAAGTACCATAGCTCCCTGTACATGCCAAGTCTGTGCACCCAGTTTACGCCCATGAACCTGAACGCCCTGTCCGAGCAGCTGTATAAGCTATCCAACGATCTGGAGTATCCGGCATACGGCTGGGCCAAGGTGTCATTCTGGAATGAGGGCCTCAACACCAAGGCCTTCTATCGCAATTTTGTACCGAAGCTTACGAGCCTCGTAGAGAAGATGAAGGCCAATCTAAAGAAGATCGACGAGTTAATTTCGTACGAGAACCACGACTTTACCAATACAATCAAAATTCTCACTGCCACGGCCATCAACTCCGAACAGTTCATCCAAACACGCGGCAAGGACTATATCAACGCCCTAGGAGGCAATCTGACGAATTCCATTGACCAGATGATCGACGACTACATAGATATGATTATAAAGGAGGCCAACGAAAGTGTGGGTCATTGTGCACCCCTGTCGTACATATATTATCGTGGAGTCGATTTGATTTGCCACCGTATCGTGGATCCCATC AATGGATTCTGGGTAGGCATACTGCTGTGCGCCCTGCTCTTCCTGCCCATCCTGTTCGTGGCCCACCGCCTGATGTGCCTCTACAAGAAAATCTATCCTTACCTGGCTACCGTAGGAGCCGCTGGAGTGGTCGAGGGCGG AAGCGATTATCTGTACGATGCTTATAGTGAACGAGATCGTGAACATGTACCATTGGCTAA CGTTCCCAAGAAGCGTCGCAAGGCCTACGAGCGGCGACGGGAGCAGCAGGATTACTTCGAGGACGCCTCGCCCAGCGTTTCGCGTGGCAATCGCTCTGGCGGAGATCGTGGTGGCGGCGGAGGTGATGGAGCTcctggcagcagcagcatgcgTTACAACGACATGGCGCCAAC GCATTGGGACCACGAGCCACCACGATACCACAATCCCCCAGCTGCGCCGCCATCATCGGAGTACGAGCGTCCGCCGCCCTACTACTATCCGGGTGCCTCCGAGCAGGATTAG
- the promL gene encoding prominin-like, isoform D: MGEVAATVEPLAAVKSKSMRSRKRRQRRRRQIAYLAICGLSVAIFGFALATLIRPTTAQADADPGSWRKGYVGHGTTHEQLGQPHWPPVQYTVYRPTTNYTKAPPPPTSAMNPIFNFTHFLYDKVLYRDEPIPEGYIVVKNSDTLSLGPKVEENDWRDLLAHYWMVLIWVVILVVLIIVIPFIAVCYCCFCCCRRCRQGCPPCTSKQDAQRRFCCGICLLILIIGLIFGIIIAFVTNKMIDSGFAETSETMKRGSEDTCTYLKDVADHVHHLMMYNYEEMETHVLDQLTHAHRHIFLDLSDTSESNSLAEMERVLENMPEALELMRQVEKMEKDLRFYGSQLRDGVRGIKRDVNFAVANLCQLQMCQKFLISSNIEHIDSSQCLHFDNLPNTKEFVEGMENIVASEYYAIPQRGLSRLKKVSDKVKTQLSFVVPPMMRDLTKGRTIFREHATNVRNIVEGVLSDIHIKTLHSTKSFEDVYERFGHDRNVVSLIVCLLILLVLFILIFALLCGCFGRRRTGYGDECCSKSTGATCLLLAILLIFCVFSFIALVGLFYFMLGMVTYQGACAPLRDQENNTLFRQLDASIDLNHYLPPSESNKEVVQPLKMSSAIKACHANQTIFDMMRQHNIYDINDLTRIKVMSHSQENTDSIKVFDEDLSTVVLLTKEERDELKTAGESKLAKYHSSLYMPSLCTQFTPMNLNALSEQLYKLSNDLEYPAYGWAKVSFWNEGLNTKAFYRNFVPKLTSLVEKMKANLKKIDELISYENHDFTNTIKILTATAINSEQFIQTRGKDYINALGGNLTNSIDQMIDDYIDMIIKEANESVGHCAPLSYIYYRGVDLICHRIVDPINGFWVGILLCALLFLPILFVAHRLMCLYKKIYPYLATVGAAGVVEGGVPKKRRKAYERRREQQDYFEDASPSVSRGNRSGGDRGGGGGDGAPGSSSMRYNDMAPTHWDHEPPRYHNPPAAPPSSEYERPPPYYYPGASEQD, translated from the exons ATGGGTGAAGTAGCTGCCACAGTGGAGCCTCTGGCCGCGGTCAAGTCGAAATCCATGCGATCCCGGAAGAGACGACAGCGTCGTAGGCGACAAATAGCCTACCTGGCCATATGTGGATTAAGTGTAGCCATATTCGGCTTCGCTTTGGCCACGCTGATCCGGCCCACAACCGCCCAGGCTGATGCAGATCCCGGGAGCTGGCGCAAGGGATATGTGGGCCATGGCACCACGCACGAACAGCTTGGCCAGCCCCATTGGCCACCAGTCCAGTACACTGTATACCGGCCGACAACCAACTACACAAAGGCACCACCACCTCCCACGTCCGCCATGAAccccattttcaattttacacACTTTCTATATGACAAGGTTCTTTATAGGGATGAACCCATTCCGGAGG GTTACATTGTCGTAAAGAATTCGGACACTTTGAGCTTGGGTCCCAAAGTGGAGGAGAATGACTGGCGGGATCTATTGGCTCATTATTGGATGGTTCTCATCTGGGTTGTTATTCTCGTGGTGCTCATTATAGTCATACCGTTCATTGC CGTTTGCTattgctgtttctgttgctgccGACGATGTCGACAGGGATGTCCTCCGTGTACCAGTAAACAGGATGCTCAGCGGCGCTTCTGTTGTGGCATCTGTCTGTTGATCCTCATCATCGGACTGAT TTTTGGCATCATTATCGCCTTTGTTACCAACAAAATGATTGACAGCGGCTTTGCCGAGACTTCCGAGACAATGAAGCGCGGCAGCGAGGACACTTGCACTTATCTGAAGGATGTAGCCGATCACGTTCACCATCTGATGATGTACAACTACGAGGAGATGGAGACTCATGTGCTTGATCAATTAACcc acgCTCACCGGCACATATTTTTGGATCTCTCCGACACATCGGAGAGTAATTCCTTGGCAGAAATGGAGCGAGTTTTGGAGAACATGCCCGAGGCTCTGGAGCTGATGAGGCAAGTGGAGAAGATGGAGAAAGATCTGCGCTTCTATGGCTCCCAATTAAGAGATG GCGTCCGTGGCATTAAACGAGATGTCAACTTTGCAGTGGCCAATCTCTGTCAACTGCAGATGTGCCAGAAGTTCCTGATTAGCAGCAATATCGAACACATTGATTCCTCGCAATGCCTGCACTTCGACAAC CTCCCGAACACCAAAGAATTTGTAGAGGGAATGGAGAATATAGTTGCAAGTGAGTATTACGCTATACCTCAACGGGGACTCTCGCGTCTAAAGAAGGTTAGCGACAAGGTGAAGACGCAACTCTCCTTCGTGGTACCACCCATGATGCGGGACTTAACGAAGGGCAGGACAATCTTCCGAGAACATGCGACGAATGTGCGCAACATTGTGGAGGGAGTACTAAGTGATATCCATATAAAAACTCTGCACTCGACTAAGTCATTCGAGGACGTCTACGAGCGGTTTGGCCATGATAGAAACGTTGTCAGCCTGATTGTGTGCTTGCTTATTCTTCTG gtactttttattttgatcTTTGCTCTACTGTGCGGTTGCTTTGGGCGCCGACGAACTGGATATGGTGATGAATGCTGCAGCAAGTCCACCGGAGCCACCTGCCTGCTTCT AGCCATACTGCTGATATTCTGTGTTTTCTCCTTCATCGCACTGGTTGGACTTTTCTACTTTATGCTGGGTATGGTAACCTACCAGGGTGCCTGTGCACCACTGAGAGATCAGGAGAACAACACATTGTTCCGGCAACTGGACGCGTCTATAGATCTGAATCACTATTTGCCGCCATCTGAAAGTAACAAGGAAGTGGTGCAACCACTAAAAATGTCGAGTGCAATCAAGGCTTGCCACGCCAATCAGACCATTTTCGATATGATGCGTCAGCATAACATATATGACATCAACGATCTGACGCGCATAAAAGTGATGTCACACTCACAGGAAAATACAGATTCGATTAAGGTCTTCGACGAGGACCTGTCCACCGTGGTACTCCTGACGAAGGAAGAACGTGACGAGTTAAAGACAGCGGGCGAGAGCAAGCTTGCGAAGTACCATAGCTCCCTGTACATGCCAAGTCTGTGCACCCAGTTTACGCCCATGAACCTGAACGCCCTGTCCGAGCAGCTGTATAAGCTATCCAACGATCTGGAGTATCCGGCATACGGCTGGGCCAAGGTGTCATTCTGGAATGAGGGCCTCAACACCAAGGCCTTCTATCGCAATTTTGTACCGAAGCTTACGAGCCTCGTAGAGAAGATGAAGGCCAATCTAAAGAAGATCGACGAGTTAATTTCGTACGAGAACCACGACTTTACCAATACAATCAAAATTCTCACTGCCACGGCCATCAACTCCGAACAGTTCATCCAAACACGCGGCAAGGACTATATCAACGCCCTAGGAGGCAATCTGACGAATTCCATTGACCAGATGATCGACGACTACATAGATATGATTATAAAGGAGGCCAACGAAAGTGTGGGTCATTGTGCACCCCTGTCGTACATATATTATCGTGGAGTCGATTTGATTTGCCACCGTATCGTGGATCCCATC AATGGATTCTGGGTAGGCATACTGCTGTGCGCCCTGCTCTTCCTGCCCATCCTGTTCGTGGCCCACCGCCTGATGTGCCTCTACAAGAAAATCTATCCTTACCTGGCTACCGTAGGAGCCGCTGGAGTGGTCGAGGGCGG CGTTCCCAAGAAGCGTCGCAAGGCCTACGAGCGGCGACGGGAGCAGCAGGATTACTTCGAGGACGCCTCGCCCAGCGTTTCGCGTGGCAATCGCTCTGGCGGAGATCGTGGTGGCGGCGGAGGTGATGGAGCTcctggcagcagcagcatgcgTTACAACGACATGGCGCCAAC GCATTGGGACCACGAGCCACCACGATACCACAATCCCCCAGCTGCGCCGCCATCATCGGAGTACGAGCGTCCGCCGCCCTACTACTATCCGGGTGCCTCCGAGCAGGATTAG
- the promL gene encoding prominin-like, isoform H, with the protein MGEVAATVEPLAAVKSKSMRSRKRRQRRRRQIAYLAICGLSVAIFGFALATLIRPTTAQADADPGSWRKGYVGHGTTHEQLGQPHWPPVQYTVYRPTTNYTKAPPPPTSAMNPIFNFTHFLYDKVLYRDEPIPEGYIVVKNSDTLSLGPKVEENDWRDLLAHYWMVLIWVVILVVLIIVIPFIAVCYCCFCCCRRCRQGCPPCTSKQDAQRRFCCGICLLILIIGLIFGIIIAFVTNKMIDSGFAETSETMKRGSEDTCTYLKDVADHVHHLMMYNYEEMETHVLDQLTHAHRHIFLDLSDTSESNSLAEMERVLENMPEALELMRQVEKMEKDLRFYGSQLRDGVRGIKRDVNFAVANLCQLQMCQKFLISSNIEHIDSSQCLHFDNLPNTKEFVEGMENIVASEYYAIPQRGLSRLKKVSDKVKTQLSFVVPPMMRDLTKGRTIFREHATNVRNIVEGVLSDIHIKTLHSTKSFEDVYERFGHDRNVVSLIVCLLILLVLFILIFALLCGCFGRRRTGYGDECCSKSTGATCLLLAILLIFCVFSFIALVGLFYFMLGMVTYQGACAPLRDQENNTLFRQLDASIDLNHYLPPSESNKEVVQPLKMSSAIKACHANQTIFDMMRQHNIYDINDLTRIKVMSHSQENTDSIKVFDEDLSTVVLLTKEERDELKTAGESKLAKYHSSLYMPSLCTQFTPMNLNALSEQLYKLSNDLEYPAYGWAKVSFWNEGLNTKAFYRNFVPKLTSLVEKMKANLKKIDELISYENHDFTNTIKILTATAINSEQFIQTRGKDYINALGGNLTNSIDQMIDDYIDMIIKEANESVGHCAPLSYIYYRGVDLICHRIVDPINGFWVGILLCALLFLPILFVAHRLMCLYKKIYPYLATVGAAGVVEGGCPICTGAPYVPPPIVTCSGGQQAYCGCPSGAPTRGGGGEDPIPADEAGAVSWDEIEVTLKESDRDICASKSKTD; encoded by the exons ATGGGTGAAGTAGCTGCCACAGTGGAGCCTCTGGCCGCGGTCAAGTCGAAATCCATGCGATCCCGGAAGAGACGACAGCGTCGTAGGCGACAAATAGCCTACCTGGCCATATGTGGATTAAGTGTAGCCATATTCGGCTTCGCTTTGGCCACGCTGATCCGGCCCACAACCGCCCAGGCTGATGCAGATCCCGGGAGCTGGCGCAAGGGATATGTGGGCCATGGCACCACGCACGAACAGCTTGGCCAGCCCCATTGGCCACCAGTCCAGTACACTGTATACCGGCCGACAACCAACTACACAAAGGCACCACCACCTCCCACGTCCGCCATGAAccccattttcaattttacacACTTTCTATATGACAAGGTTCTTTATAGGGATGAACCCATTCCGGAGG GTTACATTGTCGTAAAGAATTCGGACACTTTGAGCTTGGGTCCCAAAGTGGAGGAGAATGACTGGCGGGATCTATTGGCTCATTATTGGATGGTTCTCATCTGGGTTGTTATTCTCGTGGTGCTCATTATAGTCATACCGTTCATTGC CGTTTGCTattgctgtttctgttgctgccGACGATGTCGACAGGGATGTCCTCCGTGTACCAGTAAACAGGATGCTCAGCGGCGCTTCTGTTGTGGCATCTGTCTGTTGATCCTCATCATCGGACTGAT TTTTGGCATCATTATCGCCTTTGTTACCAACAAAATGATTGACAGCGGCTTTGCCGAGACTTCCGAGACAATGAAGCGCGGCAGCGAGGACACTTGCACTTATCTGAAGGATGTAGCCGATCACGTTCACCATCTGATGATGTACAACTACGAGGAGATGGAGACTCATGTGCTTGATCAATTAACcc acgCTCACCGGCACATATTTTTGGATCTCTCCGACACATCGGAGAGTAATTCCTTGGCAGAAATGGAGCGAGTTTTGGAGAACATGCCCGAGGCTCTGGAGCTGATGAGGCAAGTGGAGAAGATGGAGAAAGATCTGCGCTTCTATGGCTCCCAATTAAGAGATG GCGTCCGTGGCATTAAACGAGATGTCAACTTTGCAGTGGCCAATCTCTGTCAACTGCAGATGTGCCAGAAGTTCCTGATTAGCAGCAATATCGAACACATTGATTCCTCGCAATGCCTGCACTTCGACAAC CTCCCGAACACCAAAGAATTTGTAGAGGGAATGGAGAATATAGTTGCAAGTGAGTATTACGCTATACCTCAACGGGGACTCTCGCGTCTAAAGAAGGTTAGCGACAAGGTGAAGACGCAACTCTCCTTCGTGGTACCACCCATGATGCGGGACTTAACGAAGGGCAGGACAATCTTCCGAGAACATGCGACGAATGTGCGCAACATTGTGGAGGGAGTACTAAGTGATATCCATATAAAAACTCTGCACTCGACTAAGTCATTCGAGGACGTCTACGAGCGGTTTGGCCATGATAGAAACGTTGTCAGCCTGATTGTGTGCTTGCTTATTCTTCTG gtactttttattttgatcTTTGCTCTACTGTGCGGTTGCTTTGGGCGCCGACGAACTGGATATGGTGATGAATGCTGCAGCAAGTCCACCGGAGCCACCTGCCTGCTTCT AGCCATACTGCTGATATTCTGTGTTTTCTCCTTCATCGCACTGGTTGGACTTTTCTACTTTATGCTGGGTATGGTAACCTACCAGGGTGCCTGTGCACCACTGAGAGATCAGGAGAACAACACATTGTTCCGGCAACTGGACGCGTCTATAGATCTGAATCACTATTTGCCGCCATCTGAAAGTAACAAGGAAGTGGTGCAACCACTAAAAATGTCGAGTGCAATCAAGGCTTGCCACGCCAATCAGACCATTTTCGATATGATGCGTCAGCATAACATATATGACATCAACGATCTGACGCGCATAAAAGTGATGTCACACTCACAGGAAAATACAGATTCGATTAAGGTCTTCGACGAGGACCTGTCCACCGTGGTACTCCTGACGAAGGAAGAACGTGACGAGTTAAAGACAGCGGGCGAGAGCAAGCTTGCGAAGTACCATAGCTCCCTGTACATGCCAAGTCTGTGCACCCAGTTTACGCCCATGAACCTGAACGCCCTGTCCGAGCAGCTGTATAAGCTATCCAACGATCTGGAGTATCCGGCATACGGCTGGGCCAAGGTGTCATTCTGGAATGAGGGCCTCAACACCAAGGCCTTCTATCGCAATTTTGTACCGAAGCTTACGAGCCTCGTAGAGAAGATGAAGGCCAATCTAAAGAAGATCGACGAGTTAATTTCGTACGAGAACCACGACTTTACCAATACAATCAAAATTCTCACTGCCACGGCCATCAACTCCGAACAGTTCATCCAAACACGCGGCAAGGACTATATCAACGCCCTAGGAGGCAATCTGACGAATTCCATTGACCAGATGATCGACGACTACATAGATATGATTATAAAGGAGGCCAACGAAAGTGTGGGTCATTGTGCACCCCTGTCGTACATATATTATCGTGGAGTCGATTTGATTTGCCACCGTATCGTGGATCCCATC AATGGATTCTGGGTAGGCATACTGCTGTGCGCCCTGCTCTTCCTGCCCATCCTGTTCGTGGCCCACCGCCTGATGTGCCTCTACAAGAAAATCTATCCTTACCTGGCTACCGTAGGAGCCGCTGGAGTGGTCGAGGGCGG CTGTCCCATTTGCACGGGTGCTCCGTATGTGCCACCGCCTATAGTCACCTGCTCCGGCGGGCAGCAGGCTTATTGCGGCTGCCCCTCGGGGGCACCCACCCGCGGTGGCGGTGGTGAAGATCCAATCCCAGCTGACGAAGCAGGTGCAGTTTCTTGGGACGAGATTGAGGTGACCTTAAAGGAGTCGGATCGCGATATCTGCgccagcaaaagcaaaacagaCTAA